In Haloplanus rubicundus, one DNA window encodes the following:
- a CDS encoding ABC transporter ATP-binding protein gives MAAIELDGVTKRFGDVTAVSDLDLTVPEGEVFGFLGPNGAGKSTTINMLLDFVRPTDGEVRVLGLDAGRESVAVRRRTGVLPEGYDVYHRLTGRKHVEFAMRSKEVDGDPDAVLERVGIADAADRKAGGYSKGMRQRLVLGMALVGEPDLLILDEPSSGLDPGGAREMRDIVRKEADRGATIFFSSHVLGQVEAVCDRVGIMREGELVAEDSIDGLREAVEGGETLVITVDAASEDDLDAVRALDGVSNAVTDGGTVTVTCDADAKTAVIGALEDVGVTVKDFQTEETSLEDLFLAYTEGKEVSV, from the coding sequence CGCTTCGGTGACGTCACAGCCGTCTCGGACCTCGACCTCACGGTCCCCGAGGGCGAGGTGTTCGGCTTCCTCGGCCCGAACGGCGCGGGGAAGTCGACGACGATCAACATGTTGCTCGATTTCGTCCGCCCGACGGATGGCGAGGTACGGGTGCTCGGACTGGACGCGGGGCGCGAGAGCGTCGCGGTGCGCCGCCGAACCGGCGTCCTCCCCGAAGGCTACGACGTGTACCACCGCCTCACGGGGCGGAAACACGTCGAGTTCGCGATGCGCTCGAAAGAGGTCGACGGTGACCCCGACGCCGTGTTGGAACGGGTCGGTATCGCCGACGCCGCCGACCGCAAGGCTGGCGGTTACTCCAAGGGGATGCGCCAGCGCCTCGTCCTCGGCATGGCGCTGGTTGGCGAGCCCGACCTGTTGATCCTCGACGAACCCTCCTCCGGCCTCGACCCGGGCGGCGCCCGCGAGATGCGCGACATCGTGCGCAAGGAGGCTGACCGTGGCGCGACCATCTTCTTCTCCAGTCACGTCCTGGGGCAGGTCGAGGCGGTGTGTGACCGCGTCGGCATCATGCGCGAGGGGGAACTCGTCGCGGAGGACAGCATCGACGGGCTCAGGGAGGCCGTCGAGGGCGGCGAGACGCTCGTCATCACCGTCGACGCCGCGAGCGAGGACGACCTAGACGCCGTGCGGGCGCTCGACGGCGTGAGCAACGCCGTCACCGACGGCGGGACGGTGACCGTCACCTGCGACGCCGACGCGAAGACGGCCGTCATCGGCGCGCTGGAGGATGTGGGAGTGACGGTCAAGGACTTCCAGACCGAAGAGACGTCGCTCGAGGACCTGTTTCTCGCCTACACAGAAGGGAAGGAGGTGTCGGTATGA
- a CDS encoding ABC transporter permease subunit: protein MTWTAVARKDFEDAIRSRWVAGLSALFVLLVSAAAYLVRPAPGQTISSNQVLNSLVVRDALVTTLVPLIALIVAYNAVVGERESGSLKLLLSLPHSRADVVFGKVLGRSGAIAAPIGVGFLLPAVILLVVPAVNFDVLSYVGYTLLTAILGVVFVSIAVGFSTAASSSRRAIAGAVGTYFLFVPLWGAVRFPLQLYLGMGGGPSWLPLTGQQVLRMLRLINPTGSFKIVSNAFLQGALYTEGSVNMQVSATLMLLVWILVPPLLGLLWFQEADL, encoded by the coding sequence ATGACGTGGACGGCGGTGGCGCGCAAGGACTTCGAGGACGCCATCCGGTCGCGGTGGGTGGCCGGCCTCTCCGCGCTGTTCGTCCTCCTCGTCTCGGCGGCGGCGTATCTGGTCCGACCGGCGCCGGGGCAGACGATCAGTTCGAATCAGGTCCTCAACTCGCTGGTGGTTCGTGACGCCCTCGTGACGACGCTCGTCCCCCTGATCGCGTTGATCGTGGCGTACAACGCCGTCGTCGGTGAACGGGAGTCCGGGTCGCTGAAGCTCCTGCTCTCGCTCCCACACTCGCGGGCCGACGTGGTGTTCGGGAAGGTGCTCGGGCGGTCGGGCGCCATCGCCGCCCCCATCGGCGTGGGCTTTCTCCTGCCCGCCGTAATCCTGCTCGTCGTCCCCGCGGTGAACTTCGACGTGCTCTCCTACGTCGGCTACACGCTGTTGACGGCGATTCTGGGCGTCGTCTTCGTCAGCATCGCCGTCGGATTCTCGACGGCCGCGTCGTCGAGTCGGCGGGCGATAGCCGGCGCCGTCGGCACCTACTTCCTCTTTGTCCCGCTGTGGGGGGCGGTCCGGTTCCCGCTCCAGCTGTATCTGGGGATGGGAGGCGGCCCGTCGTGGCTCCCACTGACGGGCCAGCAGGTGCTGCGGATGCTCCGCCTGATCAACCCGACCGGCTCGTTCAAAATCGTCTCGAACGCCTTCCTGCAGGGCGCGCTCTACACGGAGGGGAGCGTGAACATGCAGGTGTCGGCCACCCTGATGTTGCTGGTGTGGATCCTCGTGCCGCCCCTGCTGGGCCTGCTGTGGTTCCAGGAAGCGGACCTATAG
- a CDS encoding pyridoxal-phosphate-dependent aminotransferase family protein — MTRKREYTDDYPDKTLYIPGPTEVREDVIEAMAQPMFGHRMDRMTDLYTTIVEDTKDFLGTDNDVIVLTASGTEFWEASTLNLVDDRMLVPTCGSFSERHANVAERLGKTVDRLEYEWGEAVKPEDVRAALEEPGADYDVVTCVMNESSTGVRNPIEEIGDVVAEYPDTYFVVDAVSALGGDYVDIDAHDIDVIFASTQKAFAMPPGLAVCVVSEDAYDRELDTDSASWYGGFQRCLDYYDRKGQTHSTPAIPIMLAYRTQMKRMLEEGHAARDERHREMAEYTREWAREHFDTFPEAGYESQTVSCIENTQGIDVAATIDAVSEKYDMVFSNGYGSTLGEKTFRIGHMGEHDRESIEALTDAIEDVADL, encoded by the coding sequence ATGACGAGGAAACGCGAATACACGGACGACTACCCCGACAAGACGCTCTACATCCCCGGTCCGACCGAGGTGCGCGAGGACGTGATCGAGGCGATGGCCCAGCCGATGTTCGGCCACCGGATGGACCGGATGACCGACCTGTATACGACCATCGTCGAGGACACGAAGGACTTCCTCGGCACCGACAACGACGTGATCGTTCTGACCGCCTCCGGGACGGAGTTCTGGGAGGCGTCGACGCTCAACCTCGTCGACGACCGGATGCTCGTGCCGACCTGCGGGAGTTTCAGCGAGCGCCACGCCAACGTCGCGGAGCGCCTCGGCAAGACCGTCGACCGACTGGAGTACGAGTGGGGCGAGGCGGTCAAACCCGAGGACGTGCGGGCGGCGCTCGAAGAACCCGGCGCCGACTACGACGTGGTCACCTGCGTCATGAACGAGAGTTCGACCGGCGTCCGCAACCCCATCGAGGAAATCGGCGACGTGGTCGCGGAGTATCCGGACACCTACTTCGTCGTCGACGCGGTGTCGGCGCTGGGCGGCGACTACGTCGACATCGACGCCCACGACATCGACGTCATCTTCGCGTCGACCCAGAAGGCCTTCGCCATGCCCCCCGGCCTCGCCGTCTGCGTCGTCAGCGAGGACGCCTACGACCGCGAACTCGACACGGACTCGGCGTCGTGGTACGGCGGCTTCCAGCGCTGTCTCGACTACTACGACCGCAAGGGGCAGACCCACTCCACGCCCGCCATCCCCATCATGCTCGCCTACCGGACACAGATGAAGCGGATGCTGGAGGAGGGACACGCGGCCCGCGACGAGCGCCACCGCGAGATGGCCGAATACACCCGCGAGTGGGCGCGCGAGCACTTCGACACCTTCCCCGAGGCGGGGTACGAATCGCAGACGGTGAGCTGTATCGAGAACACGCAAGGCATCGACGTGGCCGCGACCATCGACGCGGTGTCCGAGAAATACGACATGGTGTTTTCGAACGGCTACGGCTCCACCCTCGGCGAGAAGACGTTCCGCATCGGCCACATGGGCGAACACGACCGCGAGAGCATCGAGGCGCTCACCGACGCCATCGAGGACGTGGCCGACCTATAG
- a CDS encoding O-acetylhomoserine aminocarboxypropyltransferase/cysteine synthase family protein translates to MTDGFHTRSLHAGQEPDPATGARAPPIYQTTSYVFDDADDAAERFRLDVEDDIYSRFSNPTTRILERRLASLSAGTDAVATASGMAALDAGTSILAEAGDNVVASADMYGGTSTYFTKMASRRGVDVRTVDTLEYDAYADAVDDDTAFVHVETLANPSLVTPDFERLAGVAHDAGAPLVVDNTFATPYLCRPLEHGADAVWESTTKWIHGSGTTLGGILVDGGTFPWDHPDADYPELAGENPAYGFDFTERFGERAFAAAVRYRSLRSLGSAQSPFDAWVTLQGLETLPLRMERHCENATAVAEFLDDHPAVGWVTYPGLESHETHGNAETYLDGYGGMVTFGLADGYEAAKDLCETVELASFLANIGDAKTLVIHPASTTHSQLSEAEQRAAGVTPDMVRLSVGLEDVEDIVADLERGLP, encoded by the coding sequence ATGACCGACGGCTTTCACACCCGTAGCCTCCACGCCGGGCAGGAGCCGGACCCGGCGACGGGTGCGCGCGCGCCACCCATCTACCAGACCACCTCGTACGTCTTCGACGACGCCGACGACGCCGCCGAGCGGTTCCGCCTCGACGTGGAAGACGACATCTACTCGCGGTTCTCGAACCCGACGACCCGTATCCTCGAACGTCGACTGGCATCGCTGTCGGCGGGCACCGACGCCGTGGCTACGGCGTCGGGGATGGCCGCCCTCGACGCGGGCACGAGCATCCTCGCCGAAGCCGGCGACAACGTCGTCGCCTCGGCGGACATGTACGGCGGGACGAGCACCTACTTCACGAAGATGGCGTCGCGCCGCGGCGTCGACGTCCGAACCGTCGACACCCTCGAGTACGACGCCTACGCCGACGCCGTCGACGACGACACCGCGTTCGTCCACGTCGAGACGCTCGCCAACCCGTCGCTGGTGACCCCCGACTTCGAGCGGCTGGCCGGGGTGGCCCACGACGCCGGGGCGCCGCTCGTCGTCGACAACACGTTCGCCACCCCCTACCTCTGTCGCCCCCTCGAACACGGCGCGGACGCGGTGTGGGAGTCGACGACCAAGTGGATCCACGGCTCGGGGACCACGCTCGGCGGAATCCTCGTCGACGGCGGCACCTTCCCGTGGGACCACCCCGACGCCGACTACCCCGAACTCGCGGGCGAGAACCCCGCCTACGGCTTCGACTTCACCGAGCGCTTCGGCGAGCGAGCGTTCGCCGCCGCCGTCCGCTACCGCTCGCTCCGGAGCCTCGGGAGCGCCCAGTCGCCGTTCGACGCGTGGGTCACCCTGCAGGGGCTGGAGACCCTGCCGCTCCGGATGGAGCGCCACTGCGAGAACGCGACGGCCGTCGCGGAGTTCCTCGACGACCATCCGGCGGTCGGGTGGGTGACCTATCCCGGCCTAGAGAGTCACGAGACCCACGGAAACGCCGAGACGTATCTCGACGGCTACGGCGGCATGGTCACGTTCGGCCTCGCGGACGGCTACGAGGCGGCCAAGGACCTGTGTGAGACGGTCGAACTCGCCTCCTTCCTCGCCAACATCGGCGACGCGAAGACGCTGGTGATCCACCCCGCCTCGACCACCCACTCCCAGTTGAGCGAGGCCGAACAGCGCGCCGCGGGCGTCACGCCCGACATGGTGCGGCTCTCGGTGGGGCTGGAGGACGTCGAGGATATCGTCGCGGACCTGGAACGGGGGCTGCCATGA